A stretch of DNA from Candidatus Hydrogenedentota bacterium:
ACCCCTGCTCCGCGCGCCGCGTGTCGGTATCGCATACATACCGCACTTCGACATCGGGCTGTTCGGCGAACCCGCATGCAAGCGAAAGCCCACGCGACAGGCCCATCACGCCCACCACGACACGATTTGACGGCTTGCCTTGCGCGCTCGCCGCGTGCGCGGCGAAGGCAGCGCCCGCGGTCCCGATTGCAGCGCGGTCGATGAATTCACGGCGGTCCATCTTCTCGAACATGTGCAGCGGACTCCCTTGGCTCGAATCATGCGCCCGCAACCTGATACGGGCACTATCGGTGGTGAGCGACCATCGTACCCGCAAGCACACGGGCGCTCAAACTATCGCGTTGTCAATCGGCCGGCGCAGTTTGGTACTATCGCGACCCCAAGCTGCTTCTAAACTCGGAAGGGTACGACTATGCGCCGCATGCTTCTCGCTTCAGTTGGCCTCGCTGTGCTTCTCGCTGGATGCGCCACGACAAACGAAGGCCCAACGTCGATCGGCACCGCCAAAGCGCCTGCCTGGTCGGTGAAGGCGACGCCGCCGGAGATGCAAGTTGCGGTTTCGCCCGCGGGGAAGACGCTGCGTGTGTTGGGCTCGTCCGGTATTGTATTGGGCGCGAGCGCGGACGCCATCGTGAATGCGAAGTTCCGCAAACCGATCCACGATGCGCTCGAGGGCTACGACGCGGCCGGGGAATTCAAGAATATCATCAAGGCGAAGCTTGAGTCCGTATTGGGCGCGGAGTTGGCGGAAGTCGCGCCAATGGGATCGACCGCGGGCGCGAAATCGACGGACGACGTCATCAAAGCGCGGTATGCCGGCCTTGCAAAGAACGGCCAGGACGCGCTATTGGATTGCGTGGTGCGGTTCGGCGTCTACGGATCGGACGGCACGCTGGCGACGAAGCTCGATGGGAAATTGGTCACGCTGCCGGACGGCCACTCGCTATGGGACAACACAATCGTCGCGACGACCGAACCGGTGCTCGCGAATGCGAAACTCGGCGACCCCACCAGCCGCATGGGCGTGAACATTACCAACCCCGAGTTCACGGTCGATGACGAAAAGATGGCGCGCTGGACCGCGGACGGCGGGGCAGTGCTGAAGGAGCGGTTCGAGTTGGCCGCGAATGCCGCCGCGTCGGCGATGTTTGTAGACCTCGGACTCGGCGATGACGCGCTGGGGCACTACACGCTCGGCGTTTTGTTGATGAACGAGAAAAAACACAAGGAAGCGGCGACGCATTTCGAGCAGGCGCTGCGACTGGATCCAAACCTCATCGACGCGCGCAACGCGCACGCCGTCAACATGGCGCACTACGGCCAGGTCGATGACGCCATTGGCGTGGCCAAATCGCTGACCGAGTCGAATCCAGACTACGGCCCCGCGTGGTTCAACCTTGCCTACTGGTACGCAGCGGAGAAGAAGGACGGCGCAACGGCACAACCGGCATACGAAAAAGCGCTGTCGCTGGGCATGCCGAAAGACGGCAAGATCGAGAAGGCGGTCAATAAGTCATCGTAGCTTGCTTCGCGACGCCTATTGAAGCACCCACGTATCACGTTCTTTCAGCGAACGAATCGTCGACGGCAGCAACACAGCCACGCTGACCAGCAATGCGGCCAACGCGATCGCGGATGCGATCATGCCAATCTTCACGAGCGGTGGGTCGTATACGAACACGACTTCTTTCGCTCCTTCGGGAATCTCCACGCCGCGGTAGAGCGCATCCACCGCAAGAACGCCCGCGGGCGCGCCATCGATAGTTGCTTTCCATCCCGGGAAGAATGCATCCGCCAAGACGAGTATCCCTTTTGAGACGCCATCCAACGTGATCGTCACCTTCGTATTCGAGTCCGTTGGTTGTACGGCGACTGTTCCCGGGGATTTGTCCGCGGGAAGCGGGGCAGGGGGTACGCCCTGCTCGATAACGATGGGCGAAGTGGAACTCACTTCCGCGGGAGAGTATCGTTCGACGTTGCGCGCTTCGTACGCCATCCACGCGCGGCCTTTCGCCTGTGTGTCGAAGAATAGCACTGCCCCCGTTGGAAGCACCTGTTCAATACGCAGCATTTCGCGAAGCGGCGCGAACTTCCCCTGGATGTCTTCCTGCTTCAGTAGCAGCAGTTGCGAACCCGAACGCCGGAAGAGAAGCGGGTCGTCCTCCGTGCGGGCCCTGTAATCGCGTTGATGCTTGATGACCACTCCGGCGCTTCCGAAAAGCTGAGGGACGGAACTGCCCGCAAGGGGCCAGTCGGCGAGCGCGGTGCTGCCGGTAACGCGCCCGCCGGTTTTCTTCAAGAGCGCGATGAATTGGGTCTCGGGATAGAGCAGTTCGCGCGGCGTCGATGGCAGGTGTGCGGCAAAGGTAATAAGCAGGTCCGCTGCCAATAGCGTGGCGAGAGAATAGCCCATGCCGCGAATGGACGGGTTCACGACATTGTACGCGAGGACCGCGACCGTGACGATAATAAACACGAGCGCAAACGCCGCCGACCACCACGGACCGGGCACGAGTCCAGCCTGACCGCCCGGCCAAAGTACGGCTACTGCCGCGGCGATCAAGCTTGCCGGGCCAATGAACAGGAACCGCTTGAGTGTTGTCTTGATTTCGTGCGGTCCGAGCCGGAGCCATTCATCCGCAGTGAAGGACGCGAGAAGTCCCAGAACAAACGCGTTAGGAACCAGCAGGTGCTCCGGATTCACCGATCCACAAAATGGGATCGAATCGCGCAGTGACATCCACACATGCGCAAGCACGCTGAGCCCGACAATGGGCAGCAGTGATGCTTCGTAGCGGCGGCGCGTGCGCTCTTCTGCGAAGGGACGTAGCGAAAACCACACGGGAAGCAGAAGCGCCAGGACAAGACCCGAGTGACTCGTGATGGTGGCCCCCTCCGACAGTCCGTTGGAACCTGTGTTCAAGAAGGGCAGTATCCACGACGCAAATTCGAACCGGTGCGGCGCATAGCGAATCGCGGGAAGGCCGGACTCGACGGCATAGCGATTGAATTCCATGTACGGCAGCAATTGCACACTCGCTATGCCGTGCGCAAGTGCAATGGCCGCGCCCAACGACAGCAGTGAGACGCCTGTCCCGGTAATACCGCGCCATTCTCTAAGGGTGCGCAGCGCGAAATAGAGAATGGCGAGAATAAGCACTACCGCGAGCGCTTCGGGTTCGCCGCCGAGCAGCATCAGTCCGATTACCGCAGCGCCGCCCGGCCACGCACGGTATTGGCCCAACGCAAGGCGCTCCGCAAAGACAATGAGTAGCGGAAGCCACGGCAGCACGTCCGATATCGGGAGAACCGACCACAGTAACAGCGGCCCGCTTAGTTGAAACGCCACGACCGGGATCATCGAAAGCGCTGGGGGCATTCCAAAACGTCGCGCTGCAAAGAACGCGCAGCAACCCGCGACCCAAAGCTTCAGGAAAACACTGACAAACAGCGCGGTCGGCGCGTCGCCCACGTAAAACGGAACCGAGAACGGCGACAAGCATCGTGTCCGCCAAATCGCGAGAAATGGCTGGCCCGCATAGTCGAGCGGGTTCCATAGAATGTCGCCGACGTGTTCGGTACTTGCGAGAAAAACGAACCAGGGATAGTAGCGTTGCGCCTGTTCATTGGCCGTAGGATTCGCATCCGCGGCTGCGCCCGCCGGGCGGGCCTCTTCCCAAGGTGCATACGCGAGTGCGCTTTCCGCGTTGACCGGCACATCGCCGCGAATAACACAGGGAAGTAGAAGGCACAGGGGAACGACGGTCGCAATGAGGAGACAGATGCCGTTCTCGATGGCAGGCCGATACCGCAATCGCAACGTGCTTACCTCATCCGTTCACTCGCGCGCCGCGGGGACGTACGCGACGGCATCAAACCTTCGCTTTGCGCGCGGGCGTATGAATACCGACGCCGTAGTAGTCTTCGGCCGCTTCCATGACCGTCTCCGCGAGCGTCGGGTGCGTGTGGATGGTGTGCGCCAAATCCTCGACGGTCGCTTCGAGCTTCATCGCGAGCGCCGCCGACGCGATCAGCTCGCCTGCCTCCGCGCCGATAATATGAACGCCGAGAATTTCATCCGTGTCCGCATCCCCAACGATTTTCGCCATGCCGTCGGTTTCGCCCATCGCATGCGCGCGACCACTCGCCATGAAGCTGAAGCGGCCAACCTTCACGTCGTATCCCGCCTCGCGCGCCTTGGCTTCGGTCAGTCCCACGCTGGCTACTTCCGGGGAAGTGAACGTGCACGCTGGAACGACACGGTAGTCCATGACTTCGTCGCCCCCCGTCGCGTTCGTCGCCGCTACGATACCCTCCGTGCTGGCGCCGTGGGCGAGCATGGTCTTGCCAGTCACATCGCCGATCGCGTAAATGCCCGCGACATTCGTTTCCATACGCTCGTTGACGAGAATCGAGCCGCGGTTCCCAAGCGCCACGCCAAGCCCCGGGGTTTCGGAAACGACGTCGGAATGAAATTTTCTCCCGATTCCCACGAGCACCAAATCGACCTCCACCGCACCCGCATGCTTGCCTTGCAGCGTGGCGCGGACGGCCTTCTTGTCACGGTCGAGTTTCTTCACCGTCGTCTCAGTACGCACGTCGATACCGCGTTTCTTGAAGATGTTGGCCAGCAATTTCGTATTCTCGGCATCGTCCAACGGCAAGAGATTCGGCATCATTTCGACGAGCACCACTTCCGAACCGAACGCATTCCATATCGAGGCAAACTCAGCGCCTATTGGGCCGCCGCCAATCACGAGCACACGCTTGGGCGTGGCATCGAGTTCGAGCGCTTCCGTACTGGTAATAACGCGCTCGCCATCCGTCTCGAGGCCGGGCAACTGCGCGGACGAACTGCCCGTGGCGATTATGATCGCGCCTGCGCGAATCTCTTCCTTGCCGACGTGAATGAGTCCCGGCGCGGCAACGCGCGCTGTGCCGTTGACAACTTCAATCCCGTGGCCCTTGAATAAGTTGCGAATGCCCGCCTTGTTCTTCCTGATAACGTCGTCCTTGCGCGCGCGCAGGGCCGCGAAATCTACGCCGCCTGCCTTCGCCTTCAGGCCGAACGCTTCGGCGTGCTGCAATTTATGGTATAAATTCGCGCTGGTGATGAGGGTCTTCGTTGGAATGCAACCCCAGTTCAGGCACACACCGCCCAACTCGTCCTTCTCGATCACGACGACGCGCGCACCGCGCTGGGCCGCGCGTATCGCCGCGACGTACCCGCCCGGGCCGCTGCCAATCACTACTACGTCACATGCGTCCATGCAATTCTCCGGTCAATCGGCCGTTGATTCTTCGTTAGTCAGCTAAAGTGTGACGAGGTTGAAGGTACGCAACAGCCAATCCAAGATGTAAAGCAACATGAAATACAGAGGATTATCCAGAATCCAGAATTCAGTCTTCTCGAACATGTGAAATTTCTTCGAGATCGGGCGGCTCTAAAGCCGCGCTTCCTCGAGCAAGCTCTTCAAATGTCCCATGAACTGCGCGGCGAGGGCTCCATCGATGACGCGATGATCCGAAGAGAGGGTCATCTTCATGATTGGGCGGATATGTATTCCACCATCGATCGCCACTGGACGATCCTTGATCTGGCCGACGGCAAGGATGGCGCTGTCAGGCTGATTGATGATCGCCGTGAAATGGTCTACGCCGAAACCTCCAAGGTTTGAGATCGTAAACGTGTTTCCTGCGTAGTCGTCCGGCAACAGCTTTCCCGTGCGCGCTTTATCCGTAAGCGCCTTGCACTCGGCCGATATGTCCTGCAAAGACTTCGCTTGCGCGCCGCGCACGACGGGCACGATAAGCCCGGTCGGCATAGCTACCGCAAACCCAAGGTTGACGTCCCCCATCTCCTCGATGGCGTCGCCCTGCCAACGCGCGTTCACCGCGGGGAACTGGACGAGCGCCAGTGCGGTCGCGCGCATGACGATGTCGTTGAACGACGGTTTCCACGGCAGCCCCTTGCGCAACGCCACCGCGTTCGCCATATCGACCTCGACCGTAACGTAATAATGCGGCGCGCCGAATTTGCTGTCCGCCATGCGTTGCGCAATGATGCGCCGCATTGGCGTCAGCGGTAGGCGGCGCGTTTCGCCCGCAGGGATCGCCGGAACGGCGGGGCGCGCCCCCGACACGTCCGCCTTCGTGACCCTTCCGCGCGGCCCCGAACCCGCGACGCGCGCGATGTCCACGCCCGAGGCCGCGGCCTGGCGCTTCGCCGTCGGCGTAGCGTTTACCGATGCGGCATAGGCCTTCACGTCCGCCTCCATCACGCGCCCGCCAACCCCGGTGCCGGGCACCACGTTCGGATTGACGTGCAGCGCCTCGGCGGCACGGCGCGCACGCGGCGAAACTGCCCGGCCACTCGCATCGGGCGGTTGCGTGGCCGTTGCGGCTGCCGGCTTGGGAGCTTCTGCAGGTTTCGCTACCTCGCCCACCAACGCGGGAGGCGCCCCCGCCATATTTCCATATTTCGCCAAGTCTGGCAGCGGTTCGTCGGCTTCCCCAACCAGCGCGATAACGGTCATTACCGGGACAGTCACGTCGCTAGGGAGCAAAATCTTACGCAGCGTACCGCTGGCGGGGGATTCGCATTCGATCTCGGCCTTGTCCGTTTGGACCGCCAATAACGGCTCACCCTTGGCTACGACGTCGCCTTCGTTCTTGAACCACCGGACAATGGAGGCCTCTTCAACAGACTGACCCAACTGGGGCAACTTAACTTCGTGCATTCGTTCTATCCTTACTCAGGCGCGAATCCAGCCTTCTGCATCCAGCCTGCGAATCCCACTGGCGACGAGGCATCCGAGAATGGAATCCGGATCTAACGTGCATACCTCTCGCAAGACCCCGCTAAGTCCCTCTCGTGCAAGGCGTTCCTGAATGGATTGCGCGGCCGGATCGGACGGATGATCGTACCGAATCGCGGCGGCGGCTGCAAACGCGAGATTGAGCGGCGAGACTCCCTGCTCCAGACACATGGTTGCCGCCCCGATTAGCCGGTCCCGTGGCCCCAACTTTCGAATCGGGTCGCGTGCGACGCGCTCGACTTGGTCGCCGAGAAGGCGATTTCCAAAGCGGCGAAGCAGGTCGTCCGTATGCTTTCGGAGGGCTTGGACATCCATCCCGTGCTTCCGTGCCAGCCCTTCGCAGGATTCAGCCAGTGCAGTTTCGATCTCAGTTCTGACCGCCGGGTCGCCGACCGCTTGCCAGATGTACTCGTAACCTTTGAGGTAGCCGAGGTAGGCAGCGACGGCGTGCCCTGCGTTGTGGACGAATAGCTTGCGCTCGACGTAACCCGCGAAATTATCGCGCGGCTGAAGGTTCTTCAATTCGGGGATTGGGCCCTTGAAGCCATCTTTATCCACCGGCAAATGGCAGTACTCCTCGACACACACCAACAGCGGGTCCTCCTGCCGCTGCGTCTCCGTCATGACGGGCACCATGCGGCCGATGCTCGCCTCGACGAACCCGACCTTCTCGTCCAGCACGGCGTGGAAGGTGGGGGAGAGGTGACCCCGCACCTGCTCGCGCAAATACGGTCCCGCATCCAGAAGGTTCTCGCAGACGATTACGTTCAGCGGGGTGGCATTGAAGTCGGCGAAACGCTGTTCGATGCCCGCCGCAATGAGGTGCGCTATCTTCGGCAAAACGGGTACACCCACCGCCGTCGCCGCGATTTCGGCCCCGGCAAGGGCCTTGGCCACGGCATCCGTCTTCGTTGCGTGAACCGCGCGCACGTTTTCGATGCACATCGTGTAACTCACGTCATCGAGAATGCGCAGCGGGTAGCTATGGCGGTCGTTCAGGCCGGCCACCAACGCGTCGGCAACATCGACGAAGGTCGTTTCGTAACCCGACTCGTAGAAGAGCTGGCCCAGGAAACCTCGGCCGATGTTACCCGCGCCGAACTGGACAGCCTTTCTCATGCACACTCCTCGATGCGGCGGCCCTTTTCAAGCACGATTCCGAAGTGGTATGGCGGTATAAGGATGGTTTCGCCCTCCAGGCGGTCGAAACCGGCCTGTGCTGCCCAATTCGCGCAATCGTCAGGCGTGGGTCGGATGTCCAACGATGGCCCGCGCGGGGTAGGGATATCGGACCTCCAGTGGATAATGCCCAGCTTCCCTTTCGCGGCCAGCACGCGATGCGCCTCGCGCAGCAGTCTGCTCGGTTCTTCACAGTGAAGGATATTGAATAGCATTGCGTAGTCCACGCACCCGTCGGGCAGTCCCGTTCCTTCTTCGACGAAGTCTCGCCGCAGCACGCGCACGTTTGTGACGCCAAACCGCACCGCGCGCTGCTCAGTTGCCTGAATCATCTCGGGTTCGATGTCGAGCGCGAAGACAGTACCCGATACGACATTCGCCGCGGGAATCGTGAACGTACCATACCCGCAGCCAAACTCCACGACGTTAACGCATCGCGAGTCTAACGCCAGCGCGGCAAGTATCGACTCGGGATCGAAGAAGGAGTCCCACATCGCCTCTTCGGGCATACCGCTTTCACGTGTCTTCATCGCAGCGCACCTCAAACAATTATCGAGCGCAGCGAGTCGTGCAGCAATCCGTTACTCGCCAGCACGCCGCGCCCGCCGTCGAAAAGGTGTATGGGGCCGCCATTCAGCCGGGTCACCCTTCCGCCTGCCTCCTCGACGATGATCATCGCGGCCGCGTAGTCAAATGGGTTCAACGCGACGTGGACGTACGCGTCCATGTCCGCGGTGGCGATCGAGCATAGCCCGATGACGGCTGCACAATGGCATCGGACCTGTCCAATTTCGACCATGAGCCTCGAGAACCGATGTAGAATCTCTTCCCGGTCCCAGGGTCCCGAGAAATCGACCTCCGCCCGTGCACTTGCCAATCCGCCCACGTCGGACACCACGATCCGCTCACCGTTGCGGAATGCGCCACCTCCCTTTTCCGCCAGGTAAAGCTCACCCCGGCCCGGCACGGCCACGCCGCCAACCACGGGGCGTCCCTGCTCGGCAAAGCCCAGTGAAATGCCAAATGCGGGAAAGAGTCCGCGGACGAAATTCTGTGTACCGTCTATGGGATCGATGAGCCACGTACGGCCGTCCGGGTCGGCTGGCACTTCGTTCATGCCCGCTTCCTCGCCGTAGATCGCGTCGTGTGGAAACTCTTCCTGAATCCGCCCGACGATTTCCTCTTGGACGGCCAAATCGACCTCGGTCAGGAGGTCGTTGGCTTCCCGTTTTGTCGAAATGCGCATTCCGTCCCGCATGGCATACTTCGAGCGGACGAATATCGCCATGTCGTCCAGGGTAGACTGTATAAATTCACGTTCACGCATATGCTGCTCGAAGTATTTGGGAACTCTCGGGTGTCTCGGCGCACTTCTTCCCAATTTCGCCGCCGGACATAAGTCGGGCATAATACGGTAATTGAGGCCGTTTCTGGAAATCGGGAGCGAACTACTGCCCCGCCAACGGCGCTCGGACTATCTGAAGGACGTTGCCCAGTGGCCGTAATCGAACAAACCAGACCTGTCGTCGATTCGCTGACGCGTCCGCTGCACGACCTGCGGATTTCCGTCACGGACAAGTGCAACCTCCGCTGTACCTACTGCATGCCGGCCGACCACTACCACGACAGCTACGAATTCCTGACGCGGGCGGAACTGCTCAGTTTCGAAGAAATCGCGCGGGTCGCACGACTGTTTGTCCAGGCGGGCGTATCCAAATTGCGGATCACCGGCGGTGAGCCTCTCTTGCGAAAGGATCTGCCGGTTCTGATCGCAATGCTGCGCGAAATCCCCGGCGTGATGGACTTGGCGCTGACGACAAATGGAATTCTCCTGCCGCAACTGGCGGACGCACTAAAGGTCGCCGGGTTGGACCGTGTGACGGTGAGCCTCGATTCGCTCGATGACGAGGTTTTCAAGCGGATGAACGGGCGCAATGTTAGCGTTCAAACCGTACTCGACGGAATTCGTGCCGCGGAGGACGCAGGTCTGGGGCCTATCAAGATCAACACCGTCGTCCAGCGCGGCGTCAACGAGGACGGTGTGCTGGCGCTCGCGCAGCGCTTCCGGGGTACGGGCGCCGTGCTCCGGTTTATCGAATACATGGACGTAGGCAACTGCAACGGCTGGCGCGAAGATGCGGTCGTGACATCCCGCTCTGTGCGCGACCGGATTGCGGCGCAGTATCCCCTGCTTCCGCTGGGCGCAAACTACCACGGCGAAGTCGCCGAACGGTATCGTTACGCCGATGGAACAGGCGAGATCGGATTCATCTCGTCCGTGAGCCAGCCGTTTTGCGGGTCGTGCACACGCGCGCGTTTGTCCGCCGACGGCCAAGTGTTTACGTGCTTATTCGCGTCGCGCGGCACAGATTTGAGAACTGCATTGAGGAACGGCGGTTCGGACGAGGACCTGAACGGTATATTGTACGAGGTGTGGAAGCGGCGGCGCGACCGGTACTCAGAGCTTCGCGCGGACGCACAGCATTCGCATACGGCGGTACGAAAAGTCGAAATGTACCATATCGGAGGTTAACGAGAAACCGATGCTCTCGCATGTCGATGAGAATAACCAGCCCAAAATGGTAAACGTCGCCGAGAAGCCGATAACGCGGCGTACCGCCAAAGCGCGCGCAGTCGTAGCCTTGCCGCCGGCCATCGCCGCGGAGTTTCTCAACGGAGAGTTGGTGACGAAGAAGGGCCCCGTGCTCCAAACGGCCATCGTGGCGGGCGTCATGGCTGCCAAGCGCACATCGGAACTGATTCCACTCTGCCACCCATTGGGGCTGGATGACTGTAAAGTCTCTGTGGAATTTGACGGTCAAAGTTGCCTGGTCGTGACTTGTGAAGCAGTCGTCCACGCCCGGACCGGCGTCGAGATGGAAGCCCTGACGGGGGCGTCCATAGCCGCCCTCACGGTCTACGACATGTGCAAGGCCCTATCTCACGACATCACAATTCAGGAGGTTGCATTGATATCAAAAACCGGCGGGAAAAGCGACTATGGGTTGTAGTCTTAGCGCCACAGGAAATAGGGTGTATGCCTTCCACTATAACCCCTTTGAGCTTGCTTTCCATGGTCAATCGGCTGACCAAAGAGCGCACTTAGCTGCCAAAGTCGGTGCGATGTTCGACCCCCACTTCGTCGTCGGCCACGTTATCGAGCGGCCCACACAAATGCCCGACGATTCCGCCCGACAGATGGGTGTCAACCTTGTGCGGGGGGATGGGCAGCATGGGCTACTGTACCCTGGGGAACTCGACAACTATGTTCGACAGCAGCAACTGGTCGACGTTGATGTCGTATTTGCCGAGTCAGAGGCGGATAGCGACATGGCGAAATTGGTGTGGGTGGACGATGGGGAAGTTCCGAAATACCAAAACGTGCTCGCATACGTCGGGTCCGCTCCGTCGTGCCGAGTGCTTCCCCCTGGCGCGACGTACTTCACCGAAGATCAAACCCTTGCGCTGAAACAGCGGATTGAGTCGTACTTCGACGAGGTCATCGAGTCGATTCCGCTCTACGGCCTCGTGCTCACGGGTGGAAAGAGCACCCGGATGGGGTTGGATAAGGCAGCCCTGGATTATCACGGCCGACCGCAGGTTCGGCACTGCTTCGACCTCCTGAGCGCGTTGTGCGATAAGGTGTTCGTATCGCTACGGTCGGAACAAAGTGGAGAAGCCACATACCGGGATTTTCCGCAGATTCACGATACCTTCCTCGGGTACGGGCCGTTGGGAGGTATTCTCTCTGCCCAGAAGGCGCATCCGCATGCCGCATGGCTGGTGCTTGCGTGCGACCTCCCGGCTGTTACGCCGGACACGCTCGAATATCTCTGCGCCGAACGCAATCCCTTCAAACTTGCTACGGCGTATACGAGCGCAAACGACGGCTTTCCAGAGCCCCTATGCGCCATCTACGAACCCAAAAGCATCTTCCGGCTGATGAGCTTTCTTGCCCTGGGCTACCATTGCCCGCGCAAAGTGCTCATCAATTCCGATACATGGCTGATCAGGTTGCCGGACGTTCATGCGCTGGATAACGCCAACTCGCCGGACGAGCGCGAGGCGCTGCTCGAGTCTATCTCGAAACATGCCGGTACCCCATGAAATCGATCGGAATTCTATACTTCGCAATGCTTCGCGAGCAGCGCGGGCTTGCCGAGGAGCAGGTACAAACCGCAGCCCGCACGCCACGCGACCTTTACGCGGGACTTCAGGCGGCCCACTCCTTCACGCTGGAACCGTCCCGATTACGGGTCATCATCAACGACGAGTTTGCCGATTGGGACGTGCCACTAACCGATGGCGATAGGG
This window harbors:
- a CDS encoding MoaD/ThiS family protein, whose amino-acid sequence is MKSIGILYFAMLREQRGLAEEQVQTAARTPRDLYAGLQAAHSFTLEPSRLRVIINDEFADWDVPLTDGDRVVFVPPVAGG
- a CDS encoding tetratricopeptide repeat protein, which produces MRRMLLASVGLAVLLAGCATTNEGPTSIGTAKAPAWSVKATPPEMQVAVSPAGKTLRVLGSSGIVLGASADAIVNAKFRKPIHDALEGYDAAGEFKNIIKAKLESVLGAELAEVAPMGSTAGAKSTDDVIKARYAGLAKNGQDALLDCVVRFGVYGSDGTLATKLDGKLVTLPDGHSLWDNTIVATTEPVLANAKLGDPTSRMGVNITNPEFTVDDEKMARWTADGGAVLKERFELAANAAASAMFVDLGLGDDALGHYTLGVLLMNEKKHKEAATHFEQALRLDPNLIDARNAHAVNMAHYGQVDDAIGVAKSLTESNPDYGPAWFNLAYWYAAEKKDGATAQPAYEKALSLGMPKDGKIEKAVNKSS
- a CDS encoding inositol monophosphatase, producing the protein MREREFIQSTLDDMAIFVRSKYAMRDGMRISTKREANDLLTEVDLAVQEEIVGRIQEEFPHDAIYGEEAGMNEVPADPDGRTWLIDPIDGTQNFVRGLFPAFGISLGFAEQGRPVVGGVAVPGRGELYLAEKGGGAFRNGERIVVSDVGGLASARAEVDFSGPWDREEILHRFSRLMVEIGQVRCHCAAVIGLCSIATADMDAYVHVALNPFDYAAAMIIVEEAGGRVTRLNGGPIHLFDGGRGVLASNGLLHDSLRSIIV
- the lpdA gene encoding dihydrolipoyl dehydrogenase, whose product is MDACDVVVIGSGPGGYVAAIRAAQRGARVVVIEKDELGGVCLNWGCIPTKTLITSANLYHKLQHAEAFGLKAKAGGVDFAALRARKDDVIRKNKAGIRNLFKGHGIEVVNGTARVAAPGLIHVGKEEIRAGAIIIATGSSSAQLPGLETDGERVITSTEALELDATPKRVLVIGGGPIGAEFASIWNAFGSEVVLVEMMPNLLPLDDAENTKLLANIFKKRGIDVRTETTVKKLDRDKKAVRATLQGKHAGAVEVDLVLVGIGRKFHSDVVSETPGLGVALGNRGSILVNERMETNVAGIYAIGDVTGKTMLAHGASTEGIVAATNATGGDEVMDYRVVPACTFTSPEVASVGLTEAKAREAGYDVKVGRFSFMASGRAHAMGETDGMAKIVGDADTDEILGVHIIGAEAGELIASAALAMKLEATVEDLAHTIHTHPTLAETVMEAAEDYYGVGIHTPARKAKV
- a CDS encoding mannitol-1-phosphate 5-dehydrogenase; amino-acid sequence: MRKAVQFGAGNIGRGFLGQLFYESGYETTFVDVADALVAGLNDRHSYPLRILDDVSYTMCIENVRAVHATKTDAVAKALAGAEIAATAVGVPVLPKIAHLIAAGIEQRFADFNATPLNVIVCENLLDAGPYLREQVRGHLSPTFHAVLDEKVGFVEASIGRMVPVMTETQRQEDPLLVCVEEYCHLPVDKDGFKGPIPELKNLQPRDNFAGYVERKLFVHNAGHAVAAYLGYLKGYEYIWQAVGDPAVRTEIETALAESCEGLARKHGMDVQALRKHTDDLLRRFGNRLLGDQVERVARDPIRKLGPRDRLIGAATMCLEQGVSPLNLAFAAAAAIRYDHPSDPAAQSIQERLAREGLSGVLREVCTLDPDSILGCLVASGIRRLDAEGWIRA
- a CDS encoding class I SAM-dependent methyltransferase; translation: MKTRESGMPEEAMWDSFFDPESILAALALDSRCVNVVEFGCGYGTFTIPAANVVSGTVFALDIEPEMIQATEQRAVRFGVTNVRVLRRDFVEEGTGLPDGCVDYAMLFNILHCEEPSRLLREAHRVLAAKGKLGIIHWRSDIPTPRGPSLDIRPTPDDCANWAAQAGFDRLEGETILIPPYHFGIVLEKGRRIEECA
- a CDS encoding NTP transferase domain-containing protein, with the protein product MAKLVWVDDGEVPKYQNVLAYVGSAPSCRVLPPGATYFTEDQTLALKQRIESYFDEVIESIPLYGLVLTGGKSTRMGLDKAALDYHGRPQVRHCFDLLSALCDKVFVSLRSEQSGEATYRDFPQIHDTFLGYGPLGGILSAQKAHPHAAWLVLACDLPAVTPDTLEYLCAERNPFKLATAYTSANDGFPEPLCAIYEPKSIFRLMSFLALGYHCPRKVLINSDTWLIRLPDVHALDNANSPDEREALLESISKHAGTP
- the moaA gene encoding GTP 3',8-cyclase MoaA — translated: MAVIEQTRPVVDSLTRPLHDLRISVTDKCNLRCTYCMPADHYHDSYEFLTRAELLSFEEIARVARLFVQAGVSKLRITGGEPLLRKDLPVLIAMLREIPGVMDLALTTNGILLPQLADALKVAGLDRVTVSLDSLDDEVFKRMNGRNVSVQTVLDGIRAAEDAGLGPIKINTVVQRGVNEDGVLALAQRFRGTGAVLRFIEYMDVGNCNGWREDAVVTSRSVRDRIAAQYPLLPLGANYHGEVAERYRYADGTGEIGFISSVSQPFCGSCTRARLSADGQVFTCLFASRGTDLRTALRNGGSDEDLNGILYEVWKRRRDRYSELRADAQHSHTAVRKVEMYHIGG
- a CDS encoding 2-oxo acid dehydrogenase subunit E2; this translates as MHEVKLPQLGQSVEEASIVRWFKNEGDVVAKGEPLLAVQTDKAEIECESPASGTLRKILLPSDVTVPVMTVIALVGEADEPLPDLAKYGNMAGAPPALVGEVAKPAEAPKPAAATATQPPDASGRAVSPRARRAAEALHVNPNVVPGTGVGGRVMEADVKAYAASVNATPTAKRQAAASGVDIARVAGSGPRGRVTKADVSGARPAVPAIPAGETRRLPLTPMRRIIAQRMADSKFGAPHYYVTVEVDMANAVALRKGLPWKPSFNDIVMRATALALVQFPAVNARWQGDAIEEMGDVNLGFAVAMPTGLIVPVVRGAQAKSLQDISAECKALTDKARTGKLLPDDYAGNTFTISNLGGFGVDHFTAIINQPDSAILAVGQIKDRPVAIDGGIHIRPIMKMTLSSDHRVIDGALAAQFMGHLKSLLEEARL
- the moaC gene encoding cyclic pyranopterin monophosphate synthase MoaC gives rise to the protein MLSHVDENNQPKMVNVAEKPITRRTAKARAVVALPPAIAAEFLNGELVTKKGPVLQTAIVAGVMAAKRTSELIPLCHPLGLDDCKVSVEFDGQSCLVVTCEAVVHARTGVEMEALTGASIAALTVYDMCKALSHDITIQEVALISKTGGKSDYGL